AGCTTAAAAATGCGTATTCGGCTTCTTATATATACTTAAACTATTTTTCTAAGCAAATACGAATAATTGAGAGTTAATTAAAATAATATAGAAGCAGTGCCAATGATTGCCTCGTTTACAGCCACAAGAGAATAGAGGGCTAGAGGCAGACACCATGCATTCATTGGCCAGTCTCCAACAAGGCGATCATGGTGACTGGCCACTAATGATGGTGTCGCCTGCTCGCTGCTTGAGAACTTTGCCTGCATGGGCTGGGCTGAGGAAGCTAGGAATGAAAAGCGCAGGCTTTCTAGTAGAAGTTTTAGCGCCTGCTGTGTGAGAAGCATTGGTCGATCAAGATTAAGAGCAATTGAACAGAGCATATGTGATGGAGGATGAGCTCAGGTCCTGTTGGTGTCGCTGAACTGCTAGCAAGTTTCTTGCTTACCCTGGGCCAAAGTTGGCTGCTGCTGAGTTGTTTGGGGGTGCACCACTTCAAGCTGTGGGGCGCAGAAGTGGTAGAAATTGAGGGTGCACCACTGCATGATGAATGAACACAAGAGGTTCAGGAAAGAAATACTAAAATGAAATAGATAAAATGGATTATCTGAAAAGAACCGGGAATCAACTAGTTCCTGTCTCATGTGTAGGATTTAGGAATTCTGGCAAATAATGTTTTACGGACCTTGTTTCAGCCAACGTAAACAAGGTGCTAAAGAACACATTTCTGTTTTTTTCCACATATGTTCTAATTTTGGCATGCTCATTTGTAGGTGTTCATCGTCACTTTGTTCTCTATGGCCTCATGGAATATTTGAGAAAAAGGTGATTGCATTGGAATTCTTCAATTTCTACTACAGTGAAATATACGAGATCTGGGCTGACTATATATTATATTCTGCAGCCTTGACCGTCAATTCTCTGCTGATGAGGTTTTGCAACTATTGGACCGTTTCTTTAACCTAGAAATGCTGGTAATCTGGGACACCCAATATCTTGATTTCTTATATTCCTTTTATCTCTTTcatatatttgtgaattattagaACCAATTGGATCTAGATTTGTGCATAAATTTACCACAATTTCACATTAGTGTCATGGCTTACAGTttggttgcaacttgcaagactTATAATTATTTTTCATATCGTCGTAACAAATGCAGAAACCAGAGGATGATGAGAAGGACAACTTCAGCCAAGGGGAAGAATTTTCCTTGCCAGAGAGCTTTTTCAACAAGGAAGAATAATAGCAAGTAACTCATAAATGCTTCACAATGTCGTCGAAGGTAGGCATAGTACAGCTTCTAAATTATTGCATGGTTCTAGCAAAGTTTTGCTTCCTGTTGTTTTTTGATCACCACGTACGATCGTGACCATAAGTTGCTCTGGTCTTGTAGGTACTTTGAGTATCTTCTGGAAGAGAAATCAGGATGGTGGTTCCTAGTGACTCCCACTTCCTGGTAGTCATTGTCTAGGACATCCGTTGCTAGTAGACACATTTGCTCAGATGTGTTCATGTTTACTGACTTGTATAGCTTTTGTTGACTCTAGGGTATCCAATCAATGGAACTGCGCGGTTGGTTCCATTAAGCATTTTTCCTAGCCTTGCCTTCTAACACAGACAGTTGCCTGATACTCACTGAAAGGCAACGTTTAGTATTGCCCTCGATATTTCTTATGGGCGTAGTTTCAACTCCATTGTGGAATGCTTATTCTAGTCATTGATGTGCTCGACTTGTTCTACACGGGCTTGGGCCAAAATTTTACCGTGAATATTGAAAGCTCAGACATTAGGTTGATACGGGTCACAGCTCTATTTGGAATACTAATGAAATAAACCATGGCGCGAGGCGAGGAGTTGATGAACCGCGCCCATCCTACGGGGCCCCGGCCTCCAAGAAGGCCATCGTGGGCCTCTGCCGTCAGGCGAAGAGCAACGCCTGTTGGATGAGCAAGCAGCCAAACCATGATAGCTCCTTCAATGGTTTTATTCCTTATGCAACTCCGATCCATCTATATACGATATTCCCTCTCTTGTCTGGAACTGTTAAGTAGCTGAAATGTGCAAATTGTCCCTTTTATTTGCCACATCTGGTGCCAATTTTGCCACCGATGCATTACTTACTCGTCCGAACCTCCCTATTGGTTGTATATCTGTTTATGATATATATAGATACTACTATACTCATCCACAAGTTAGCATGCACAGAGTCTATATCTCTATTAATACGCATAATAACTTGCCTCCATTATATACATATATTTAACAAAATGTGTGGAGGAACACGAAGTTTGTCAAACTGATATGAACTTTTGATGATCATGATATATGAGCAAATAACCATTCAAGATGAACTGGATATCTGGCTTCTATTCATGCAGTAGAGGCTTAGAATTATGTCACACATATGGCATCTTTATTGAAGGTCTGGCTAGGATCATTAGATAAATGACATTTATACTTAAGTTGAGTTTGCTCAAAGTCACCAATAATAAAAacaatgaaaaggaaaaggtagCAATAGAATTGAAGAACTTCAAAACCTATAGCGGAACCAAAGGAGTGTACTACCGCTATGGTTATATATGAGTATATATCATGGTGGATTTACTCAGCTCGTTCGCTTGGCTGCTGCGTTCGGTTTCTGGCTGCTGCGGCAGagagccgagcagcagcagccagctgcaAAGCAGCCAGCCGAACGAGGCCACTGAAACCAAATTAATGTTGCAGATGTCGGTGTATATTTCTATACATGTGTTTTAGATAAGTTTGATttaagataaaataaaatattctaTGTTTTGGAATAATGAGGATAAGGTCATCCTGATACTTAGGTGTGATCGGCAAACAATTAACACTGCACTTGAGTTGTTTTTGTGTTAACAAAACTTGAGGTAAATAGTGGTACAATGGTGGATTGGTGGTCTATGTCCCGTGCTAGATACCATGGCTTTCCTGCGGCTGCCGGACTGCACTCAGGAAGCACTAGAAGGCTGGTGGAGCAGCAGAAATTCCCGTGCTGGACAAGCGGCGGGCACAGCTTCCTGTCCCGTTGGTTGTGGCGTACTACCGCTCTCGTTGTGGTCTGTGGACCGGTATGTTTTGCCGGTGCACGAGGCTTTTGGTCAGCGGTCGCATGAAACTCcatcagaagttcagaaacCGTGAGCTTCCGGCGAGTCCGGCACGTCACGCAACTCCCCAGAAGGCCAAAACCCCCCACGACCGGCGGCTCCCAAAGCGAATCCCACGGGCTCGGATTTGGAGCAATCGACACAGATAAACCCCGTGCCGGGCGTGGGGACGCCCCCACCAGTCAGCCACCGAAACCACGCGACGCCACGATCCCACGGCGTGCGCTTGCTCGCGGCCGCAGCGGCCGGCACGGCACATGGGCACCGGTGCTTGTGCTTCCGCTCCAAAGCGCATCT
This sequence is a window from Setaria italica strain Yugu1 chromosome III, Setaria_italica_v2.0, whole genome shotgun sequence. Protein-coding genes within it:
- the LOC101759285 gene encoding uncharacterized protein LOC101759285, giving the protein MDNVESAPDSPAQAPPSSASSLPKEQSQVELELRLLQALEFYPPSKLKGVHRHFVLYGLMEYLRKSLDRQFSADEVLQLLDRFFNLEMLKPEDDEKDNFSQGEEFSLPESFFNKEE